Proteins encoded together in one Cyanobacterium stanieri LEGE 03274 window:
- a CDS encoding SpoIID/LytB domain-containing protein produces the protein MWKNLTLKLTSKLGIFAFFWMILFSHSAQAALELRVMVRKSANSLPVGSSTTAVVKDANGRVLGQVAARNSFNSRINGSNVNLGQWNSSRLWLEPSGDGVVWIGDNWYRGRVLLVKEGNGVTAINYVDMEDYLYSVVGAEAIPSWPQEALKAQAVAARSYALHQRNNSRSSLYDLDTTTRTQVYKGLKSEYTTTHQAVKATENQVMTYNGQVILAVFHSSSGGHTENVEDIWTSPLPYLRGVVDYDQTSPVFSWNKTVNPTQISRAVGGIGNIRSMVPEKTTPQGRVVSMRVVGDSSSRSVKGTDLRQALDLRSTLFRVSLGNGGVQVSGRGFGHGIGLSQWGTYYLAQNGINYQQILAHYYRNARLSRLQTR, from the coding sequence ATGTGGAAAAATTTGACCCTTAAATTAACATCAAAACTAGGAATATTTGCCTTTTTCTGGATGATACTCTTTTCCCACAGCGCCCAAGCCGCCCTAGAACTAAGGGTAATGGTGCGAAAAAGTGCCAATAGTTTACCCGTAGGCAGTTCAACCACCGCAGTAGTCAAAGATGCGAACGGTAGAGTATTAGGGCAAGTCGCTGCCAGAAACTCCTTCAACAGTCGTATCAACGGTAGCAATGTTAATTTAGGCCAGTGGAATTCCAGTCGCCTTTGGTTAGAACCCAGTGGAGATGGAGTAGTATGGATTGGAGATAATTGGTATCGAGGTAGAGTATTACTGGTAAAAGAAGGTAATGGAGTTACCGCCATTAACTATGTGGACATGGAAGATTATCTTTATAGTGTAGTGGGAGCAGAAGCCATTCCCAGTTGGCCCCAAGAAGCCCTCAAAGCTCAGGCAGTAGCCGCCCGTAGTTACGCCCTCCATCAAAGAAATAACTCTCGTAGCTCATTATATGACCTTGACACCACCACCAGAACCCAAGTATATAAGGGCTTAAAAAGTGAATATACCACCACCCATCAGGCCGTCAAAGCCACTGAAAATCAAGTGATGACCTACAATGGACAAGTAATTTTAGCGGTGTTTCATTCTTCCTCGGGGGGACATACGGAAAACGTAGAGGACATTTGGACTTCTCCTTTACCTTACTTGCGAGGGGTGGTAGATTATGATCAGACTTCCCCTGTTTTTTCTTGGAATAAAACAGTCAACCCTACTCAAATTAGTCGAGCCGTGGGGGGTATTGGTAATATCCGTTCCATGGTGCCAGAAAAAACGACTCCTCAAGGTAGAGTTGTATCTATGCGAGTGGTGGGGGATTCTAGTAGTCGTAGTGTTAAGGGGACAGATTTGAGACAGGCTCTGGATTTACGTAGTACCCTTTTCCGTGTTTCCCTTGGAAATGGTGGGGTACAGGTTTCAGGAAGGGGATTTGGTCATGGTATTGGTTTAAGTCAGTGGGGAACTTATTATTTAGCTCAAAATGGTATTAATTACCAACAAATTTTGGCTCATTATTATCGCAATGCTCGATTATCTCGATTACAAACTAGATAA